One genomic region from Microcystis panniformis FACHB-1757 encodes:
- a CDS encoding IS630-like element ISMae24 family transposase, whose amino-acid sequence MRLIRDLNPESQKMLERIYRASKHHQVRERAKCILLSFQGTTIEELSGIFGVTRKTIYNWLTAWEDRKLIGFYNRRGRGRKPKLTEAQGQQVIDWVKEEPKSLKKIQIKIVEEWKLTVSKDTIKRLIKKINMRWKRVRRGVAKTPDEWELEVKLPILEELKKQEKRGEIEIGYLDEMGWDSKPCIPYAWQEEKTTIKLPPIEGKRLNILGIMKRDNQLFYETQVGTVTSEIVINFLDKYCQNIQKKTVIIIDQASIHTSEAFMEKLEEWEKKNLKIFWLPTYSPHLNLIEILWRFLKYEWIEFSAYKDRKSLLAYVKKVLDNFGGEYVINFA is encoded by the coding sequence ATGAGATTGATTAGAGACCTAAACCCCGAGAGCCAGAAAATGCTAGAGAGAATTTATCGAGCTAGTAAACATCATCAAGTAAGAGAGCGAGCGAAATGTATACTCTTAAGTTTTCAGGGAACCACGATAGAAGAATTGAGCGGAATATTTGGAGTTACGAGAAAGACCATCTATAATTGGTTGACGGCCTGGGAAGATAGAAAACTAATTGGTTTTTATAATCGTCGAGGAAGAGGGAGAAAACCTAAATTGACAGAAGCACAAGGTCAACAAGTTATTGACTGGGTAAAAGAAGAACCGAAAAGCTTAAAAAAAATCCAGATAAAAATTGTAGAAGAATGGAAATTAACCGTAAGCAAAGACACGATAAAAAGACTCATAAAAAAAATCAACATGAGGTGGAAAAGGGTGAGAAGAGGGGTCGCCAAAACCCCTGATGAGTGGGAGCTTGAGGTCAAACTACCTATTTTAGAAGAACTAAAAAAACAGGAAAAAAGAGGAGAGATTGAGATAGGATATTTGGATGAAATGGGATGGGATTCAAAGCCTTGTATTCCTTACGCTTGGCAAGAAGAAAAAACCACGATAAAGTTACCACCAATTGAAGGTAAAAGACTAAATATTTTAGGAATAATGAAACGAGATAATCAATTATTTTATGAGACACAGGTCGGAACGGTTACTAGCGAGATAGTTATTAATTTTCTGGATAAATATTGCCAAAATATACAGAAAAAAACCGTCATAATAATTGACCAAGCTTCCATTCATACCAGCGAGGCATTTATGGAGAAACTTGAGGAATGGGAAAAGAAAAACTTGAAAATATTTTGGTTGCCCACTTATTCACCTCATTTAAATTTAATTGAAATATTATGGAGATTTTTAAAATATGAATGGATTGAATTTAGCGCCTATAAAGACCGAAAGAGCCTCCTCGCTTACGTTAAAAAAGTGCTGGACAATTTTGGAGGCGAGTATGTAATTAATTTTGCCTAG
- a CDS encoding HEAT repeat domain-containing protein has product MSALIVALKDSNKYVRSLAAEALGEIGNPEAVTALTEALTEADDYVLEFVAEALEKMGDLRTLKQIIYRWDIDIYESNIFQLARKLAIRYRKTKNSVIPVYRQRFRFLVKRIRGIIVMLISSLRDK; this is encoded by the coding sequence GTGTCAGCTTTAATTGTGGCACTGAAAGATTCAAATAAGTATGTCAGAAGTTTGGCGGCAGAAGCGTTAGGTGAGATAGGCAACCCAGAAGCAGTAACAGCTTTAACTGAAGCACTGACAGAGGCAGATGATTATGTTTTAGAATTCGTAGCAGAAGCATTAGAAAAGATGGGCGACTTAAGAACCTTGAAACAAATTATTTATCGTTGGGATATTGATATTTATGAATCTAATATTTTTCAGCTTGCCAGAAAACTTGCCATCCGCTATCGCAAAACTAAAAACTCAGTTATTCCAGTTTATCGTCAGCGATTTAGATTTCTCGTAAAGCGCATTAGAGGAATTATTGTTATGTTAATCTCATCATTAAGAGACAAATAA
- a CDS encoding type II toxin-antitoxin system VapC family toxin has product MPTLFADTFYWVALVRAKDQWHRQVRAFSRLIQDYSLITTDLVLVEYLNFFAKFDQPMKQGVVNFYRQIQTSPNLQIISLDSYLIQSGVELYANRLDKGYSLTDCVSMIVMKQMGIYEILTMTRSF; this is encoded by the coding sequence ATGCCGACCCTCTTCGCCGACACATTTTATTGGGTTGCCTTGGTTCGTGCTAAAGATCAATGGCATAGACAAGTGCGAGCTTTTAGTAGGTTAATTCAAGATTATTCTTTAATTACAACCGATTTAGTCTTGGTGGAATATCTTAACTTTTTTGCTAAATTTGATCAACCCATGAAACAAGGTGTCGTCAATTTCTATCGCCAAATCCAAACCTCTCCAAATCTGCAAATTATTAGCCTTGATTCTTATTTAATTCAATCAGGTGTAGAACTTTATGCCAACCGTCTAGACAAAGGCTATAGCCTGACTGATTGTGTCTCAATGATTGTGATGAAACAAATGGGAATTTATGAAATACTCACCATGACCAGATCATTTTGA
- a CDS encoding type II toxin-antitoxin system RelE/ParE family toxin — protein MNQYIISTEALRDMEQILDYLANTNISAGEKFLEEFSKKCRYLSQFPLMGRSYREIRPYLRGLPMKNYIIFYRLTEQGLEIMRFIKVERDLEAFFFENP, from the coding sequence ATGAATCAATACATAATTTCGACTGAAGCCCTTCGAGATATGGAACAAATTCTTGATTATTTGGCTAATACTAACATTAGTGCGGGTGAGAAATTTTTGGAGGAGTTTAGCAAAAAATGTCGTTATCTTAGCCAATTTCCGCTAATGGGGCGCAGTTATCGAGAGATTCGTCCCTATTTGCGTGGCTTACCGATGAAAAACTACATTATTTTCTATCGCTTAACTGAGCAAGGGCTAGAAATCATGCGTTTTATCAAAGTAGAGCGAGATTTAGAAGCTTTTTTCTTTGAAAACCCCTAA
- a CDS encoding ribbon-helix-helix domain-containing protein: protein MKLTLKPEHQKLIEAKLDTGRYANPDEIIAEALQLLSKRDQYQQWAEEVGQKIDIAAEQLDQGEGIDGETAIAQLKARLPKNCEA, encoded by the coding sequence ATGAAATTAACCCTAAAGCCCGAACACCAAAAGCTGATCGAAGCCAAACTAGATACAGGGCGTTATGCCAATCCAGATGAAATCATTGCCGAAGCCTTACAATTACTCAGCAAACGCGATCAATATCAACAATGGGCAGAAGAAGTTGGCCAAAAAATTGATATTGCCGCCGAACAATTAGATCAAGGCGAAGGAATTGACGGAGAAACCGCAATCGCTCAACTTAAAGCAAGACTTCCAAAAAACTGTGAAGCTTAA
- a CDS encoding endonuclease/exonuclease/phosphatase family protein, giving the protein MTFDSFTVASWNIEKNGQSSRIEKRSKVDTFISYCCNKRIDIIFLCEVHGARLDDYLNNLSLVYFDNYDIHSFEGGKSNGYIIMTRKRLNIELSMDKLSGLNRYIVLLSIGDFYLVLAHFKSGQLLLTRRQIKASVDFLASTGYPWAVTGDMNWDYKNIIGLKLSGATETHTYWADQTHRSGGILDWCITGSNVQTVSIIDEMFVEFPDLKNMDGPDHRPIVFLFQPKPQLSRKRKLSSIY; this is encoded by the coding sequence ATGACATTTGATTCATTTACAGTTGCGTCTTGGAATATTGAGAAAAATGGGCAAAGCTCCAGAATAGAAAAGCGGTCAAAGGTCGATACCTTCATTTCCTATTGTTGTAATAAGAGAATTGATATCATTTTTTTGTGCGAGGTACATGGCGCACGGCTAGACGATTATCTCAATAATTTGTCGCTTGTATACTTTGACAATTATGATATTCATTCATTTGAAGGTGGAAAAAGCAATGGTTATATCATCATGACTAGGAAACGATTAAATATTGAATTATCAATGGATAAACTTTCTGGTTTAAACCGTTACATTGTGCTACTTTCTATTGGTGATTTTTATCTTGTACTTGCTCATTTCAAATCAGGTCAGTTGCTTTTAACAAGACGGCAAATTAAAGCGTCTGTTGATTTTTTGGCAAGCACAGGTTATCCTTGGGCGGTAACTGGAGATATGAATTGGGATTATAAAAACATTATAGGACTTAAGTTATCAGGAGCTACTGAGACCCATACTTATTGGGCTGATCAAACACATAGGAGTGGCGGCATTCTAGATTGGTGTATTACGGGGTCAAATGTCCAAACAGTTAGCATAATAGATGAAATGTTTGTAGAATTTCCTGATCTCAAAAACATGGATGGACCGGATCATCGTCCCATAGTCTTTTTGTTTCAGCCAAAACCCCAACTGTCAAGAAAACGAAAGTTATCTTCGATTTATTAA
- a CDS encoding patatin-like phospholipase family protein, whose product MENSKNFKILSLDGGGIRGMLTATLLVTLENELKAINPEHTLTNCFDFFAGTSTGSIIACGLANGMTATQILEFYKKYGQDIFKDLDFFGVLTEVWRRIKEKDPSLPLFEEEGLESVLKKPNIFPETLLFKDLPKPTLVTSYDTYNREAVIFVSQGKNAQNPDDKYKARYATLPVWQVCRSSSAAPVAFAGYLLKDKAYLDALTEYERPDNERIRRGDLTKDVTKTPLSLGLPQEECIPLIDGGVVANNPALCAIAEAIENGKPLDKIFVASFGTGQVNRRISAEEATTWGGFDWVNIHNQIPLMDVFSDGSSDVTDYTAKKLLKDNYKRIQPVITSDISTFQADEANLTALSRAADHYLNHCGGKERLKKLAQQLVNA is encoded by the coding sequence ATGGAAAACTCAAAAAACTTCAAAATTTTAAGCTTAGATGGTGGTGGTATTCGAGGAATGCTTACCGCGACCTTATTAGTAACTCTAGAAAACGAACTTAAAGCAATTAATCCCGAACATACCCTTACCAATTGCTTTGATTTCTTCGCAGGAACTTCAACAGGTAGCATCATTGCCTGTGGCCTTGCCAACGGAATGACTGCCACACAAATTTTAGAATTTTATAAAAAGTATGGCCAAGACATTTTCAAAGATCTAGATTTTTTTGGTGTACTGACAGAAGTATGGCGACGAATCAAAGAAAAAGATCCTTCCCTTCCCCTCTTTGAAGAAGAAGGATTAGAAAGCGTTCTTAAAAAACCAAACATTTTTCCCGAAACTTTGCTCTTTAAAGACTTACCAAAACCGACCCTAGTAACCAGTTACGATACCTATAATCGAGAAGCCGTTATTTTTGTCAGTCAAGGAAAAAATGCACAAAACCCAGATGATAAATATAAAGCAAGATATGCAACTCTTCCCGTGTGGCAAGTCTGCCGTTCTTCTTCCGCCGCACCCGTCGCTTTTGCAGGCTATCTGCTGAAAGATAAAGCCTATTTAGACGCTTTAACAGAATATGAGCGTCCAGATAATGAAAGAATTCGTCGAGGCGACTTAACAAAAGACGTAACAAAGACACCGCTTTCTTTAGGACTTCCTCAAGAAGAGTGTATTCCGTTAATTGATGGTGGAGTTGTCGCCAATAATCCTGCCCTATGTGCGATCGCCGAAGCGATTGAAAACGGTAAACCACTAGATAAAATTTTTGTCGCCTCGTTTGGGACAGGACAAGTTAATCGTCGTATTAGTGCAGAAGAAGCAACAACTTGGGGCGGATTTGATTGGGTTAACATTCATAATCAAATTCCACTAATGGATGTATTTTCAGATGGCTCCTCCGATGTCACAGACTATACCGCAAAGAAACTATTGAAGGATAATTATAAACGTATCCAGCCTGTCATTACTTCCGATATTTCCACATTTCAGGCAGATGAAGCTAATCTCACAGCATTATCTCGTGCAGCAGACCATTATCTAAATCATTGTGGCGGAAAAGAGCGATTAAAGAAATTAGCACAGCAATTGGTTAACGCTTAA
- a CDS encoding DUF2283 domain-containing protein, whose product MKINYYPETDSLYIHLADKSSVDSQEISEGVVADYDELGNLVGLDIDNASKKVQLGEFIINQLPLVPLKTSA is encoded by the coding sequence ATGAAGATTAACTACTACCCAGAAACAGACTCCCTTTATATCCACCTTGCAGACAAATCCAGTGTTGATAGCCAAGAAATTTCAGAAGGAGTCGTTGCCGATTATGATGAATTAGGGAACCTAGTCGGTTTAGACATTGATAATGCCAGCAAAAAAGTGCAACTCGGTGAATTTATTATCAATCAACTCCCCCTCGTCCCCCTGAAGACATCTGCATAA
- a CDS encoding transposase: MYRQRWQIELLWKFLKMHLKLDRLITKNERGIRIQIYSCIIAYLILQLIDIEEVFGKSLLDKLRYLQSFMCQHISYVHWFRKIVYSI, translated from the coding sequence ATGTATCGACAAAGATGGCAAATAGAACTTCTTTGGAAGTTCTTAAAAATGCACCTCAAGCTTGACCGTTTAATCACAAAAAACGAGAGAGGAATTCGGATACAAATTTATAGCTGTATCATCGCTTATTTAATTTTACAGCTAATAGATATTGAAGAAGTATTTGGCAAAAGCTTATTAGATAAATTGCGCTATTTACAGAGTTTTATGTGTCAACATATCAGCTATGTACACTGGTTTAGGAAAATTGTCTATTCAATCTGA
- a CDS encoding transposase — protein sequence MQGINVNTSTFSKASKIRETEPFEKIINKLNKSLVNKKGKEAAQALFPIDSTIISLTSKLLWTKGWHQVKLFCGLNSITTEVGGIVINFGQGHDSKEGKKTREEIPVNGVGVMDRGFSSNERIRKLLEKKDKHFVLRVKNDMKLEMLENGQSKLGAEKREVEVRIVEFCDLESKSEFRIATDLPLEGEGGVRGEKLPKCIDKDGK from the coding sequence ATGCAAGGAATTAATGTCAATACGTCAACGTTTTCTAAGGCGAGTAAAATCCGAGAGACAGAACCATTTGAGAAAATAATCAATAAATTAAATAAAAGTTTAGTAAACAAAAAAGGAAAAGAAGCAGCTCAAGCTTTATTTCCAATTGACTCGACAATAATCTCACTGACAAGTAAACTGTTGTGGACAAAAGGATGGCATCAAGTAAAATTATTTTGTGGACTAAATAGTATCACCACAGAAGTGGGGGGGATTGTGATCAATTTTGGTCAAGGACATGACTCTAAAGAAGGGAAAAAAACTAGAGAAGAAATTCCTGTAAATGGAGTTGGGGTAATGGACAGAGGCTTTTCTTCTAATGAAAGAATCAGAAAATTATTAGAGAAAAAAGACAAGCACTTTGTTTTAAGGGTAAAAAATGATATGAAGCTAGAAATGCTGGAAAATGGTCAGAGCAAGCTAGGAGCAGAAAAAAGAGAAGTAGAGGTAAGAATCGTTGAGTTTTGTGATCTAGAAAGTAAAAGTGAATTTCGGATAGCGACGGACTTACCCTTAGAAGGAGAAGGGGGGGTACGGGGGGAGAAATTGCCGAAATGTATCGACAAAGATGGCAAATAG
- the murJ gene encoding murein biosynthesis integral membrane protein MurJ, with the protein MSVGKWLLYTPVKLNLTTRERFSAGTQKRVESINAVVFFRGVIITKKATRSLAGIAGIVAVATLISKVFGLVREQVIAAAYGVGPVVNAYAFAYVIPGFLLILLGGINGPFHSALVSVLAKRDKSESAPIVETITTLVSAILLAVTVFLIVFANIFIDVLAPGLDAATRSMAIQQLQIMAPMAVLAGLIGIGFGTLNAADQYWLPSLSPLFSSVAVIIGVGLLAWFVGDRIDEPQYVQLGGFVLAGGTLVGALWQWLAQVGAQVKAGLGKLTFRWDWRIPGVSEVLRVMIPATLSSGMLHINVYTDLFFASFIENAAASMRYASFIVLTPLGIMSNMILVPFMPIFSRLTEPENWGELKQRIRQGLLLTALTMLPFTAIFIALAFPVVRVIYQRGAFNLAASEQVVPVLMAYGFGMFFYLGRDVLVRVFYALGDGDTPFKVSMVNIFLNGVLDFLLYRPFGTPGIVLATVGVNILSMGIFTVILNRRLGGLPLGEWGLSLLGLTVITILSGVASWGASWGWEKVFGAGNIFLQLLQLGLASTVAVGLFLLGAMLLKLPELDLLISRVRQKFLKKS; encoded by the coding sequence ATGTCTGTGGGGAAATGGCTGTTATACACTCCAGTCAAATTAAATTTGACAACTAGAGAGCGCTTTTCGGCGGGAACACAGAAACGGGTAGAATCGATCAATGCAGTTGTTTTCTTTCGAGGTGTCATCATTACTAAGAAAGCTACCCGTTCCTTGGCCGGTATTGCCGGAATTGTCGCCGTTGCCACCTTAATCAGTAAGGTTTTTGGTTTAGTCCGCGAACAGGTAATCGCCGCTGCCTACGGTGTCGGGCCAGTGGTGAACGCCTACGCTTTTGCCTACGTTATCCCCGGTTTTCTGTTAATTCTCCTCGGTGGCATTAACGGCCCCTTTCACAGTGCTTTGGTCAGTGTTTTGGCCAAAAGAGATAAATCCGAGTCCGCGCCGATTGTCGAGACTATTACCACCCTAGTCAGTGCGATTTTATTAGCTGTCACCGTCTTTTTAATCGTTTTTGCCAATATTTTTATCGATGTTCTCGCCCCCGGTTTAGATGCCGCCACCCGCAGCATGGCCATTCAACAACTGCAAATTATGGCCCCCATGGCGGTTTTAGCTGGTTTAATCGGCATCGGTTTCGGTACTCTCAACGCGGCGGATCAATACTGGCTACCGAGTCTCAGTCCGCTTTTTTCCAGTGTGGCGGTGATTATCGGGGTGGGTTTGCTGGCTTGGTTCGTTGGCGATCGCATTGATGAGCCGCAATATGTGCAACTGGGGGGTTTTGTCCTCGCCGGCGGTACTCTCGTTGGGGCGCTCTGGCAATGGTTAGCACAAGTGGGCGCACAAGTCAAGGCAGGTTTAGGAAAATTAACATTTCGTTGGGATTGGCGGATACCGGGGGTGTCGGAGGTGTTGCGGGTGATGATTCCGGCGACCTTATCTTCGGGAATGTTGCATATTAACGTTTATACTGACCTCTTTTTCGCTTCTTTTATCGAAAATGCCGCCGCTTCCATGCGTTACGCCAGTTTTATCGTTCTCACGCCCTTGGGCATCATGTCCAACATGATTCTCGTGCCGTTTATGCCGATATTTTCTCGACTGACGGAACCGGAAAATTGGGGAGAATTGAAGCAAAGAATCCGTCAGGGTTTATTATTGACCGCTTTAACCATGTTACCCTTCACCGCTATCTTTATCGCCCTCGCTTTCCCGGTAGTGCGAGTTATCTATCAACGGGGTGCCTTTAATCTGGCTGCCTCGGAACAGGTGGTTCCCGTATTAATGGCCTACGGTTTCGGGATGTTTTTCTATCTCGGTCGCGATGTTTTAGTACGAGTGTTCTATGCTTTGGGTGATGGCGACACTCCCTTTAAGGTGAGTATGGTGAATATTTTTCTCAATGGTGTGCTGGATTTCCTCTTGTATAGACCTTTTGGTACCCCGGGGATTGTTTTAGCAACCGTAGGGGTTAATATCCTTTCTATGGGCATTTTTACGGTGATTTTAAATCGTCGTTTAGGGGGTTTACCTCTGGGAGAATGGGGTTTATCCTTATTGGGATTAACGGTAATTACAATACTTTCTGGTGTTGCTAGTTGGGGAGCTAGTTGGGGTTGGGAAAAGGTTTTCGGTGCTGGTAATATTTTCCTACAATTATTACAGTTAGGTTTGGCTTCGACCGTAGCGGTGGGTTTATTCCTCCTCGGTGCGATGTTATTGAAGTTACCAGAATTAGACCTATTAATCTCGCGAGTTCGTCAGAAGTTCTTGAAAAAATCTTAG
- the hisS gene encoding histidine--tRNA ligase has protein sequence MGEIQAIRGTKDILPAEVGYWQWLEETASRILGTALYQEIRTPIFEQTQLFERGIGEATDVVGKEMYSFLDRGQRSLTLRPEGTAGVVRAYIEHKLQAAGGVQRLWYKGPMFRYERPQAGRQRQFHQIGVELLGSDDPRADVEVITLASEILKAVGVENLKLDLNSLGNAQDRQNYRQALLDYLTPYKADLDADSQQRLEKNPLRILDSKDEKTKIICKNAPSILEHLGSDSQKHFERVQSLLTDLGVIYNLNPCLVRGLDYYTHTAFEIQSDDLGAQATVCGGGRYDGLIAQLGGPDTPAVGWAIGLERLIILLQQKQSLSFLVPDFYLVSKGEKAEARSVVLAQQLRGLGFSVELDLSGSAFGKQFKRADRAKAVGCIILGDAEAENGTVQLKWMATQEQISLTQADLLTQARELKAQISRHKS, from the coding sequence ATGGGCGAAATCCAGGCAATCCGAGGCACAAAAGATATTTTACCGGCGGAGGTCGGTTACTGGCAGTGGTTAGAGGAAACTGCCAGCAGAATTTTAGGGACTGCGCTGTATCAAGAGATACGAACTCCCATTTTTGAACAGACGCAACTTTTTGAACGGGGTATCGGGGAAGCGACGGACGTGGTGGGAAAAGAAATGTACAGTTTCCTCGATCGCGGTCAACGTTCCCTGACTTTGCGACCGGAGGGAACGGCTGGGGTCGTTCGCGCCTATATTGAACACAAATTACAGGCCGCTGGAGGAGTACAAAGACTCTGGTATAAGGGGCCGATGTTTCGTTATGAACGTCCGCAAGCGGGTAGGCAGCGACAGTTTCATCAAATCGGGGTCGAATTGTTGGGAAGTGATGACCCTAGGGCGGATGTGGAAGTAATTACCCTTGCCAGCGAGATATTAAAAGCTGTGGGGGTAGAAAACCTAAAATTAGACCTTAATTCCCTGGGAAATGCCCAAGATAGGCAAAATTATCGTCAGGCCTTGCTAGATTATTTGACTCCCTACAAAGCTGATTTAGATGCGGATTCTCAACAGAGATTAGAAAAAAATCCCCTGCGAATTTTGGATAGTAAGGACGAGAAAACCAAGATTATCTGTAAGAATGCCCCCAGTATTCTTGAACACCTCGGTAGTGATTCTCAAAAGCATTTTGAACGGGTGCAATCTTTACTAACCGATTTGGGAGTTATCTATAATCTTAATCCCTGTTTAGTGCGAGGATTGGACTATTACACCCATACGGCCTTTGAAATTCAGTCCGATGATTTAGGCGCTCAAGCCACGGTTTGCGGTGGTGGTCGTTATGATGGTTTAATAGCTCAATTAGGCGGTCCAGACACGCCAGCAGTGGGTTGGGCAATCGGTTTAGAACGTCTGATTATATTATTACAACAAAAGCAATCTTTATCTTTTTTGGTTCCCGATTTTTATCTCGTCTCCAAAGGAGAAAAAGCTGAGGCCCGCAGTGTGGTGTTAGCGCAACAATTACGCGGATTGGGGTTTAGCGTTGAGTTAGACTTAAGCGGCAGCGCTTTCGGAAAACAATTTAAACGGGCCGATCGAGCTAAGGCGGTGGGCTGTATAATTTTGGGGGATGCTGAGGCTGAAAATGGCACGGTACAACTGAAATGGATGGCCACCCAAGAACAAATTAGTCTAACCCAAGCGGATTTATTGACACAAGCAAGGGAATTAAAAGCGCAAATCTCTCGGCACAAATCCTAA
- a CDS encoding heavy metal translocating P-type ATPase has product MIQSISSSWLSEYSSAVAAGICAILVFFGWLCLHLNLIGLALILLPIAYVVGGYESTQAGLTTLWEEKELDVDLLMIVAALGAAILGLWDSNYYLIIDGAILILIFAISGALEQIALAKTDRNIRSLMAMTPDTARLITGDSEKEVPIKQLHIGDTVLVKPGELIPIDGIIMEGNSPINQAPITGESLPVDKTIGEEVFAGTLNGAGVLRLKVETPPESRLIERVIRLVEKAQNESPPSQQFIEGFERGYAKIIVILGLIFGILPPFLWGWTWETTIYRALIFLVVASPCALMASIMPALLSGIANGAKQGILFKNGARLEMIGRIRAIAFDKTGTLTLGKLQVVEIIPIHAVSENEVLAVAASLESCSEHPIGAAITATAKERGINFFSANQVQAVSGRGITGKIADKSVSVGNFAYIRDHIADLDQNILATHERLQKEGKTLVWVVQENQMLGAIAVADTLRDSAVSLVKQLKKIGIEHIVLITGDNQQSADKVAKKLGIEEIYADLLPEDKLTVIKNLQEKYHTVAMVGDGINDAPALAMANVGIAMGKAGSDVALETADIILMSDNLAKIPSAINLGRRANRIVKQNITFALAFIGILLIANFVGDITLPLGVIGHEGSTVLVTLSGLRLLN; this is encoded by the coding sequence ATGATTCAGAGTATCTCGTCCTCTTGGTTGTCTGAGTATTCCTCGGCAGTTGCCGCAGGAATTTGCGCTATTTTAGTCTTTTTTGGTTGGTTATGCCTACACCTTAATCTGATCGGCCTAGCTTTAATCCTACTACCGATCGCCTATGTGGTGGGAGGATACGAGAGTACCCAAGCAGGATTGACGACTTTATGGGAGGAAAAAGAACTGGATGTGGACCTGTTAATGATTGTAGCGGCCTTGGGGGCGGCGATTTTGGGACTCTGGGACAGTAATTACTATCTCATCATCGATGGAGCCATTTTAATCCTAATTTTCGCCATTAGTGGCGCATTAGAACAGATTGCCCTGGCGAAAACCGATCGCAATATTCGTTCTCTCATGGCCATGACTCCCGATACTGCTAGATTAATCACGGGAGACAGCGAAAAAGAGGTTCCTATCAAGCAATTACACATCGGTGATACAGTTTTGGTCAAACCGGGTGAATTAATCCCCATTGACGGCATTATTATGGAGGGAAACAGTCCCATTAATCAAGCGCCAATTACCGGGGAATCCCTTCCGGTGGATAAAACCATCGGGGAAGAAGTCTTTGCGGGAACTCTCAACGGTGCGGGAGTGCTACGTTTAAAGGTGGAAACTCCCCCCGAAAGTCGCTTAATTGAGAGGGTGATTCGTTTGGTAGAAAAGGCACAAAATGAATCCCCTCCCTCCCAACAGTTTATCGAAGGTTTCGAGCGGGGTTATGCGAAAATTATCGTGATTTTGGGCTTAATTTTCGGGATTTTACCACCTTTTCTCTGGGGTTGGACCTGGGAAACCACTATCTATCGCGCCTTAATTTTTCTCGTGGTGGCCTCTCCCTGTGCTTTAATGGCCTCAATTATGCCAGCTTTGTTATCGGGTATCGCTAACGGGGCAAAACAGGGGATTTTATTCAAAAATGGCGCAAGATTGGAGATGATCGGCCGCATACGAGCGATCGCTTTTGATAAAACCGGCACTCTCACCCTTGGTAAGTTGCAAGTGGTGGAAATTATCCCCATCCATGCAGTCAGCGAAAATGAGGTGTTAGCGGTGGCTGCATCCCTAGAATCCTGTTCCGAACATCCCATTGGGGCCGCTATTACCGCCACAGCCAAGGAACGTGGTATAAATTTCTTCAGTGCTAATCAGGTACAAGCGGTATCGGGACGGGGTATCACGGGAAAAATTGCCGATAAGTCGGTATCTGTGGGCAATTTTGCCTATATTCGTGACCATATTGCTGATCTTGACCAGAATATTTTAGCTACCCACGAACGTTTACAAAAAGAAGGTAAAACCCTTGTTTGGGTAGTACAAGAGAATCAAATGCTCGGTGCGATCGCTGTAGCCGATACCCTTCGTGACTCGGCAGTTAGTCTGGTGAAGCAGCTAAAAAAGATCGGTATCGAACATATCGTTTTAATTACGGGTGATAATCAACAAAGTGCCGATAAAGTCGCTAAAAAACTCGGTATTGAGGAGATTTACGCTGATTTACTGCCTGAAGATAAGTTAACCGTGATCAAAAATCTGCAAGAAAAATATCACACTGTCGCTATGGTAGGAGATGGCATTAATGACGCGCCCGCTTTAGCTATGGCTAATGTGGGGATTGCCATGGGAAAAGCGGGTAGTGATGTGGCCTTGGAAACGGCCGATATTATCCTTATGTCCGATAATTTAGCCAAAATTCCCAGCGCAATTAACCTTGGTCGTCGTGCCAATCGCATCGTTAAACAGAATATCACTTTCGCCCTCGCGTTTATCGGCATATTGCTAATAGCGAATTTTGTTGGTGATATAACTTTACCTCTAGGTGTCATCGGTCATGAAGGATCGACGGTATTAGTGACTCTCAGCGGTTTAAGATTGTTGAATTAA